Proteins found in one Aneurinibacillus uraniidurans genomic segment:
- the ytfJ gene encoding GerW family sporulation protein: protein MGEHPIQGLMKTAMENIRAMVDVNTIIGDPIETSDGSVILPVSKVGFGFAAGGTEFESSQDGTYQQNGAYQQNSLGGGQQGQRMGDGEEKGFPFGGGSGGGISITPVAFLVVNKEGIRTVSLQEGAHLYDRLLDMAPAAFEKLQAMMGNCRTNEKKNACHKHENKEGNQVINDLTQE, encoded by the coding sequence ATGGGAGAACATCCGATTCAGGGGCTAATGAAGACCGCGATGGAAAACATTCGCGCAATGGTGGACGTCAATACAATTATCGGGGACCCGATTGAAACATCAGATGGCAGTGTCATTCTGCCGGTATCCAAAGTGGGATTTGGTTTTGCGGCAGGTGGAACGGAATTTGAATCATCTCAGGATGGAACATACCAACAGAATGGAGCATACCAACAGAATAGTCTAGGCGGTGGACAGCAAGGACAGCGAATGGGGGATGGGGAGGAGAAAGGATTCCCATTTGGTGGTGGAAGCGGCGGGGGGATTTCGATTACGCCGGTTGCTTTCCTCGTCGTAAACAAAGAGGGAATCCGCACCGTGTCGCTGCAGGAAGGGGCTCATCTATATGATCGCTTGTTGGATATGGCTCCAGCGGCGTTTGAGAAGTTGCAAGCTATGATGGGCAACTGTCGCACAAATGAGAAAAAGAACGCTTGTCACAAGCATGAAAATAAGGAAGGCAATCAGGTCATTAACGACTTGACTCAGGAATAA
- the pyc gene encoding pyruvate carboxylase: MKKFTKVLVANRGEIAIRIFRACTELGIRTVAIYSEQDNVALHRFKADEAYLIGEGKGPIEAYLDIENIIEVAKRHDVDAIHPGYGFLAENEQFAARCEEEGIVFIGPKSEHIRMFGDKVIARKMAIEAGIPVIPGTPEPISTLEEALRFVKENGYPIIIKAASGGGGRGMRIVRKQSELQDSLDRARSEAKSAFGNAAVYLEKYLENPKHIEVQILADRHGHAIHLFERDCSIQRRHQKVVEVAPSLALTDQQREEICQAALRLAKSCNYLNAGTVEFLVAPDGTFYFIEVNPRIQVEHTITEMVTGIDIVQSQIRIAEGYALEDDEIGIPSQASIQTRGFAIQSRVTTEDPEKNFLPDTGRLLAYRSASGFGVRLDAGIGAPGAVITPHYDSLLVKVSTQSLTFERAASKMLRTLKEFRIRGVKTNIPFLENVMQHPDFLSGNYDTSFIDTKPELFKFPQKKDRGTKLLTYIGQTIVNGHPGLVKADKKPVFVKPRIPQTSVKQPYPSGTKQILDEHGADGVVKWIQQQKKLLVTDTTFRDAHQSLFATRVRTHDLIQIAEATGKIASDLFSLEMWGGATFDTSMRFLNEDPWDRLVQLRAQIPNVLFQMLFRGANAVGYTNYSDNVVKKFIETSATAGIDVFRIFDSLNWIEGMRLAIESVRENGKIAEAAICYTGDILDPQRDKYNLKYYVNLAKDLEKAGAHILAIKDMAGLLKPYAAFELVKALKQEIGIPIHLHTHDTSGNAGAMLLKAAEAGVDIVDTALSSMSGLTSQPSLNALVTGLEQHERATGLDVDGYQQLADYWEDVRTYYAGFETGMNASNAEVYKHEMPGGQYTNLQQQANGVGLGERWGEIKEMYSTVNHMFGDIVKVTPSSKVVGDMALFMVQNNLSEQDVYERGDSIDFPESVITFFQGYLGQPYGGFPEKLQQTILKGRDYFTSRPGELLPPADFDEIKAMLEEKLERPVTDFDLMSYVMYPKVFLDMQKRQQEFGNVSVLDTPTFFYGLRLGEEIAVTIEQGKTLMVKLLSISELSPDGMRTIYYELNGQPREITLRDAGAKVTVAHRTKADSSDPGQIGASMPGKVLKLMVEPGDKVTKGEHVIVTEAMKMETTMQAPFSGVVKDILVKAGDTIETGDLLLVITPN; the protein is encoded by the coding sequence ATGAAAAAGTTCACTAAAGTTCTGGTGGCAAACCGTGGAGAGATTGCCATCCGTATTTTCCGCGCCTGCACAGAGCTTGGCATTCGCACCGTCGCAATTTATTCCGAGCAGGACAACGTAGCCCTACATCGATTTAAAGCGGATGAAGCGTATTTAATCGGAGAAGGCAAAGGCCCGATCGAAGCGTACCTCGATATTGAAAACATTATTGAAGTCGCCAAACGTCATGATGTGGACGCCATTCATCCCGGCTATGGCTTTCTAGCCGAGAACGAGCAGTTCGCAGCCCGTTGTGAAGAAGAAGGCATCGTTTTTATCGGTCCAAAATCCGAGCATATCCGCATGTTTGGCGATAAAGTCATCGCTCGTAAGATGGCCATTGAAGCTGGCATCCCGGTTATTCCAGGAACACCTGAACCGATCAGCACATTGGAAGAAGCTCTGCGCTTCGTAAAAGAAAACGGTTACCCAATCATCATTAAGGCAGCATCCGGTGGCGGTGGCCGCGGCATGCGCATCGTGCGCAAGCAGTCCGAGCTACAGGACTCCCTTGATCGCGCTCGTTCCGAAGCAAAGTCTGCATTCGGCAACGCGGCTGTCTATCTCGAAAAATATTTAGAGAATCCAAAACACATTGAAGTGCAGATTCTCGCTGATCGCCATGGACATGCTATTCATTTATTTGAGCGTGACTGTTCCATTCAGCGCCGTCATCAGAAAGTTGTCGAGGTAGCACCAAGCTTAGCCCTCACTGACCAGCAGCGTGAAGAGATCTGCCAGGCAGCCTTACGTCTCGCTAAGTCATGCAACTACCTGAACGCTGGAACCGTCGAGTTCCTCGTAGCGCCAGATGGCACGTTTTACTTCATCGAAGTAAACCCGCGTATTCAGGTTGAGCATACGATTACCGAGATGGTAACGGGCATTGATATTGTACAGTCCCAGATTCGCATCGCAGAAGGCTATGCCCTCGAAGATGATGAGATCGGGATTCCATCACAAGCAAGTATTCAAACGCGCGGTTTTGCGATTCAATCCCGTGTGACAACCGAAGACCCGGAGAAAAATTTCCTGCCAGATACCGGACGCCTGCTCGCTTATCGTTCTGCAAGTGGCTTTGGCGTACGCTTAGATGCTGGCATCGGAGCACCTGGCGCGGTCATCACACCGCACTATGATTCCCTGCTTGTGAAAGTATCAACCCAGTCCCTTACCTTTGAGCGGGCGGCCAGCAAAATGCTGCGTACCCTCAAAGAATTCCGGATTCGCGGCGTGAAAACGAACATTCCGTTTCTTGAAAACGTCATGCAGCATCCAGACTTCTTAAGCGGCAACTACGACACATCCTTTATTGATACAAAACCGGAGCTATTCAAGTTCCCGCAGAAAAAAGACCGGGGCACGAAGCTTCTTACTTATATTGGCCAAACGATTGTCAACGGACATCCAGGTCTGGTGAAAGCCGATAAAAAACCGGTGTTCGTCAAACCACGCATCCCGCAAACATCCGTTAAGCAGCCGTATCCGTCCGGCACCAAACAAATTCTTGACGAGCATGGTGCAGACGGCGTTGTGAAATGGATTCAGCAACAGAAAAAATTGCTCGTAACCGACACAACATTCCGTGATGCGCATCAGTCATTGTTTGCCACTCGTGTTCGCACACATGATCTGATCCAAATTGCTGAAGCGACTGGAAAAATCGCCTCCGACTTATTTTCGCTCGAAATGTGGGGCGGCGCAACCTTTGATACGTCGATGCGCTTCCTGAACGAAGATCCGTGGGACCGCCTGGTGCAGCTGCGTGCTCAAATTCCGAACGTATTGTTCCAGATGTTATTCCGTGGTGCGAATGCGGTCGGTTACACAAACTACTCGGATAATGTCGTCAAGAAATTCATTGAGACCTCCGCAACAGCAGGCATTGACGTATTCCGTATTTTCGATAGCTTGAACTGGATTGAAGGCATGCGCCTTGCCATTGAATCGGTTCGTGAGAATGGAAAAATTGCCGAAGCGGCAATTTGTTATACAGGCGACATTCTCGATCCACAACGCGACAAATATAATTTGAAATACTATGTAAACCTAGCCAAAGATCTCGAAAAAGCAGGCGCACACATTCTGGCCATCAAGGATATGGCAGGTCTTCTCAAGCCGTATGCAGCATTCGAACTTGTCAAAGCACTAAAACAAGAAATTGGCATTCCGATTCACCTGCACACGCACGATACGAGCGGAAATGCAGGGGCGATGCTCCTAAAAGCAGCTGAAGCAGGTGTTGATATTGTAGACACCGCATTAAGCTCCATGTCCGGCCTGACATCTCAGCCAAGCTTAAATGCACTCGTAACAGGACTTGAACAGCACGAGCGGGCAACCGGGCTTGATGTGGATGGTTATCAGCAGCTTGCCGATTACTGGGAAGATGTTCGCACGTATTATGCGGGTTTTGAGACGGGCATGAATGCAAGTAACGCTGAAGTATACAAACATGAAATGCCTGGCGGACAATATACGAATCTCCAGCAGCAGGCGAATGGGGTCGGCCTTGGTGAGCGCTGGGGCGAGATCAAGGAAATGTATTCGACTGTCAATCACATGTTTGGCGATATCGTGAAGGTAACGCCGTCTTCCAAAGTCGTCGGGGATATGGCACTGTTCATGGTACAGAATAACCTGAGCGAGCAGGATGTATACGAACGCGGGGATTCGATTGATTTCCCGGAATCCGTTATTACATTCTTCCAGGGCTATCTCGGCCAGCCGTACGGCGGATTTCCTGAGAAGCTTCAGCAGACAATTCTCAAAGGACGCGACTATTTTACAAGCCGTCCAGGCGAACTGCTGCCACCGGCGGACTTCGATGAGATAAAAGCCATGCTCGAGGAAAAACTCGAACGTCCTGTCACCGATTTCGATTTGATGTCGTATGTGATGTATCCAAAAGTGTTCCTCGATATGCAGAAACGCCAGCAGGAATTCGGTAACGTATCTGTACTTGATACCCCTACTTTCTTCTACGGCCTTCGTCTCGGAGAAGAAATCGCCGTTACAATTGAACAAGGCAAAACCTTGATGGTGAAGCTGTTATCTATCAGCGAGCTCAGTCCTGACGGCATGCGGACGATCTACTATGAACTGAACGGTCAGCCGCGTGAAATTACGCTCCGAGATGCGGGAGCTAAGGTAACCGTTGCTCACCGTACGAAAGCCGACAGTTCTGATCCAGGTCAAATTGGAGCTTCTATGCCGGGTAAAGTGCTTAAACTGATGGTAGAGCCGGGCGACAAAGTGACAAAAGGCGAGCACGTCATCGTGACCGAAGCAATGAAAATGGAGACCACCATGCAGGCTCCATTCTCTGGTGTCGTCAAAGACATTCTTGTCAAAGCAGGGGATACGATCGAAACAGGCGATCTACTGCTTGTTATTACGCCAAACTAA
- a CDS encoding DUF2953 domain-containing protein yields the protein MNGWLLGLGIAGVILLIIWFTSLRIQIIYRRQAENDDLEIELSVCRRLLRYRIRANMLQLRNLRTGVKVAGEADAGTDSVSKEKERKKKTWITPHTIAEVQRYARDLRQRVYNMDEIVRTTLKHVHSEKLEWQTNIGVGEAAATGIVSGIVWTAKSAVLAVLGRYVRLSTNPELAVIPDFSGERLEIRFCCILRLRIGHAITAAIRMAIHYFRKGR from the coding sequence ATGAACGGGTGGCTGCTTGGCCTGGGTATTGCCGGTGTGATACTGCTCATCATCTGGTTTACATCGCTGCGTATCCAGATTATATACCGGCGGCAGGCGGAAAATGATGATCTGGAGATTGAGTTATCTGTATGCCGGAGGCTGCTTCGCTATCGAATTCGTGCGAATATGCTTCAGCTTCGTAATTTGCGAACCGGGGTAAAAGTAGCAGGGGAAGCGGATGCCGGTACCGACTCGGTTTCGAAGGAGAAGGAGCGGAAAAAGAAGACATGGATTACCCCGCATACGATTGCAGAGGTGCAGCGTTATGCTAGGGATCTGCGGCAGCGTGTATATAATATGGACGAAATTGTACGTACTACACTCAAACACGTGCACAGTGAAAAGCTGGAATGGCAGACGAATATAGGCGTAGGAGAAGCAGCGGCAACGGGGATAGTGAGTGGTATCGTATGGACTGCTAAAAGTGCTGTCCTTGCAGTACTGGGACGATATGTGAGGTTGTCTACGAACCCTGAGCTGGCGGTGATCCCGGACTTTTCTGGGGAACGGCTTGAGATTCGTTTCTGTTGTATACTTCGACTTCGCATCGGACATGCTATCACTGCAGCGATTCGTATGGCAATCCATTATTTTCGGAAAGGGCGTTGA